One Nitrospina watsonii DNA segment encodes these proteins:
- the pheA gene encoding prephenate dehydratase encodes MAKIDEIRDRIDKIDEKLLELFNRRADLAIKIGKEKSKKNNSNHFHVPHREREIFERMKRLNPGPLPAHSIESIFREIFSATLALEKPLRIAYLGPETTFSHQAAIKQFGHSSQFEPATSIESIFSMVERGHVDYGIVPIENSTEGVVNLTLDCFVDSNLHISDEVLLGINLYMLSKSSDLAQIKEIYSHPQPFAQCRSWLNRHAGGMEQIPTSSTAVAAEVASKHKHAAAIAGKLAAEFYDLKIIAEKIEDRSQNTTRFLVISKEPAKKTKRNKTSVMFSIQDEAGSLLKILQVFGRHQINLTKIQSRPLRNRSWEYLFFVDFEGHIEDPGIDKVIRSVSKRCMYFRVLGSYPWNG; translated from the coding sequence TTGGCCAAAATTGATGAGATCCGTGACCGGATCGACAAGATCGATGAAAAGCTGTTGGAGCTGTTCAATCGACGTGCCGATCTGGCCATAAAAATCGGTAAAGAAAAGTCCAAAAAAAATAATTCGAACCACTTTCACGTTCCGCACCGGGAACGGGAAATCTTCGAGCGCATGAAGCGCCTCAACCCGGGGCCCCTGCCTGCGCATTCCATCGAATCCATTTTTCGCGAAATTTTCTCGGCCACCCTGGCGCTGGAAAAACCGCTGCGCATCGCCTACCTGGGTCCGGAGACCACGTTCTCGCACCAGGCGGCGATCAAACAATTCGGGCATTCCTCGCAGTTCGAACCGGCGACGTCCATCGAATCCATTTTCTCCATGGTCGAGCGCGGTCACGTCGATTACGGCATCGTGCCCATCGAGAACTCCACCGAGGGCGTGGTCAACCTGACGCTCGACTGCTTCGTCGATTCCAACCTGCACATCTCGGATGAAGTGCTGCTTGGCATCAATCTGTACATGCTGTCCAAGTCCAGCGACCTCGCCCAGATCAAGGAAATTTATTCGCACCCGCAGCCATTCGCGCAGTGCCGCAGCTGGCTGAACCGGCACGCCGGGGGCATGGAGCAGATTCCCACGTCCAGCACCGCCGTCGCCGCCGAGGTGGCGAGCAAACACAAGCACGCCGCCGCCATTGCCGGCAAGCTGGCCGCCGAATTTTACGATCTCAAAATCATCGCCGAAAAAATCGAAGACCGCTCGCAGAACACAACGCGGTTTCTGGTGATCAGCAAGGAACCAGCCAAAAAAACCAAACGTAACAAAACTTCGGTCATGTTTTCGATTCAGGACGAAGCCGGATCGCTGCTCAAAATCCTGCAGGTGTTCGGGCGCCACCAGATCAACCTGACCAAAATCCAGTCGCGGCCGTTGCGCAACCGGTCGTGGGAATACCTGTTCTTCGTCGATTTCGAAGGACACATCGAGGACCCGGGCATCGACAAGGTGATCCGCTCCGTCAGCAAGCGCTGCATGTATTTCCGCGTGCTCGGATCGTATCCATGGAACGGTTGA
- the rimO gene encoding 30S ribosomal protein S12 methylthiotransferase RimO, whose product MKKIGMVSLGCPKNLVDTEGLLGDLKQNGYELTDNSAEADVLIVNTCGFLQSAVEESVNTVLEMARYKQNGGKCERLIVTGCLAERHPDELLKEIPEIDHLLGTKQYPMLKNLLKNGGNGQRNLVHEPAQYFEAYNNRVVTTPFYSAYIKIAEGCSNQCAFCIIPKLRGPIQSRPVESILEEARALAEQGVKEINLVSQDTTLYGYDLRMKNGLVELLEKLSDIQGIEWIRLFYCYPTVVNDALIDSVARLDKVVKYIDVPLQHTHDVMLQRMKRQEREAGVRTMLKKLRDRIPGVALRTTFITGFPGETPEHFEHMENFVREMEFDHLGIFAYSDEPGTTAYDYADKIDPAIGEERRDRLMALQHEIAARNNTARIGQVHPVLVEGIDDDGLLLMGRLPTQGPDIDGQVIIENSPVEPGDIVPMRITGSLDYDLIATVDETR is encoded by the coding sequence ATGAAAAAAATCGGCATGGTCAGCCTCGGCTGTCCCAAGAACCTGGTGGACACCGAAGGCCTGCTGGGCGACCTCAAACAGAACGGTTACGAACTGACCGACAACTCCGCCGAGGCGGACGTGCTCATCGTCAACACCTGCGGCTTCCTGCAATCCGCCGTGGAAGAGTCCGTCAACACCGTCCTCGAGATGGCGCGCTACAAACAAAACGGCGGCAAGTGCGAACGCCTCATCGTCACCGGCTGCCTGGCCGAGCGCCATCCGGACGAACTGTTGAAAGAAATTCCGGAGATCGATCACCTGCTGGGCACCAAGCAGTACCCCATGCTGAAAAATCTGCTGAAGAACGGCGGCAACGGCCAGCGCAACCTCGTGCACGAACCGGCGCAGTATTTCGAAGCCTACAATAACCGCGTCGTCACCACACCGTTTTACTCCGCCTACATCAAAATCGCCGAAGGCTGCTCCAACCAGTGCGCGTTCTGCATCATCCCGAAACTGCGCGGACCCATCCAAAGCCGTCCTGTCGAGTCCATCCTCGAAGAAGCGCGGGCGCTGGCCGAACAGGGCGTGAAGGAAATCAACCTGGTGTCGCAGGACACCACGCTCTACGGCTACGACCTGCGCATGAAGAACGGTCTGGTCGAACTGCTGGAAAAACTGTCGGACATTCAGGGCATCGAATGGATCCGCCTGTTCTACTGCTACCCGACGGTGGTCAACGACGCGTTGATCGACTCCGTGGCCCGGCTCGACAAGGTGGTTAAGTACATCGACGTGCCCCTGCAGCACACGCACGACGTCATGCTGCAACGCATGAAACGGCAGGAACGCGAAGCCGGCGTGCGCACCATGCTGAAGAAACTGCGCGACCGCATTCCCGGTGTGGCGCTGCGCACCACGTTCATCACCGGCTTTCCCGGTGAGACGCCGGAACACTTCGAACACATGGAAAATTTTGTGCGTGAGATGGAGTTCGATCACCTGGGCATCTTTGCCTATTCCGACGAGCCCGGCACCACCGCCTACGACTACGCAGACAAGATCGACCCCGCAATCGGCGAGGAACGCCGCGACCGGTTGATGGCCCTGCAACACGAAATCGCCGCCCGCAACAACACGGCGCGCATCGGCCAGGTGCACCCGGTGCTGGTCGAAGGCATCGATGACGACGGCCTGCTGCTGATGGGCCGCCTGCCGACCCAGGGCCCGGACATCGACGGCCAGGTGATCATCGAAAACAGCCCGGTCGAGCCCGGCGACATCGTCCCGATGCGCATCACCGGATCGCTCGACTACGACCTCATCGCCACGGTGGATGAGACTCGATAA
- a CDS encoding MTH1187 family thiamine-binding protein: protein MILLEFSMSPMDKGESLSPYVSRSLDIVSKSGVPYRLTPMGTCLEGEWDEVMGVIQQCYEKMSSDCNRITCSIKIDYRKGKSGRLDSKIASIEKTLGREVNK, encoded by the coding sequence ATGATTCTTTTGGAATTCAGCATGTCGCCGATGGACAAGGGGGAGAGCCTGAGCCCCTACGTCAGCCGTTCTCTGGATATCGTTTCAAAAAGCGGCGTCCCCTACCGCCTGACGCCGATGGGCACCTGCCTGGAGGGCGAATGGGACGAGGTGATGGGCGTCATCCAGCAGTGCTACGAGAAGATGAGCTCCGACTGCAACCGCATCACCTGCTCGATCAAGATCGATTACCGGAAGGGGAAATCGGGGCGGCTGGATTCGAAAATCGCCTCCATCGAAAAAACCCTCGGCCGCGAAGTGAATAAATAG
- a CDS encoding 6-phosphofructokinase: MPLQRIGILTGGGDCSGLNAVIRALTLSAIRNHKLSVIGIERGFHGLVFNQTQELTLRSVRDILPQGGTILGTSNKCNPFAFKELHKDGRITTHDYSGRAVQTFRDLKLDCLFVIGGDGSLQIAHQLSELGLPVIAVPKTIDNDLEGTDYSFGFHTAVQVATDAIDRLQTTGRSHDRVMILEVMGRGAGWIALEAGVAGGAHVILIPEIPFDFDAVHAKIKERQALQAPFSLVVVAEGAMEKDCQPITQEAATTRLQGVPQFGGIGNHLASRLGRDTDLEVRCTVLGHLQRGGTPIAFDRVLGTELGSFALHSAVKGRFGTMVALRTPDLKLVPLKELAGRARQVPLDSQLIRTAESVGICLGR, from the coding sequence ATGCCTTTACAACGCATCGGCATTCTGACCGGCGGCGGCGACTGCTCCGGCCTCAACGCCGTCATCCGCGCCCTCACCCTCTCCGCCATCCGCAACCACAAGCTGAGCGTCATCGGCATCGAAAGGGGTTTTCACGGGCTGGTTTTCAATCAGACGCAGGAGTTGACGCTCCGCAGTGTGCGCGACATCCTGCCACAGGGCGGCACCATCCTCGGCACTTCCAACAAGTGCAACCCGTTCGCCTTCAAGGAACTGCACAAAGACGGACGCATCACCACCCACGACTATTCCGGGCGCGCCGTCCAGACCTTCCGCGACCTCAAGCTCGACTGCCTGTTCGTGATCGGCGGCGACGGCTCGTTGCAGATCGCCCACCAGCTGAGCGAGCTCGGCCTGCCCGTCATCGCCGTGCCCAAGACCATCGACAACGATCTCGAAGGCACCGACTACAGTTTCGGTTTCCACACCGCGGTGCAGGTGGCAACCGACGCCATCGATCGCCTGCAAACCACCGGGCGCAGTCACGACCGGGTGATGATCCTGGAAGTCATGGGACGGGGCGCCGGGTGGATCGCGCTCGAAGCCGGGGTCGCCGGTGGCGCGCACGTGATCCTGATTCCGGAAATCCCTTTCGATTTCGACGCGGTGCACGCGAAGATCAAAGAGCGCCAGGCCTTGCAGGCGCCGTTCAGCCTGGTGGTCGTGGCCGAAGGGGCGATGGAAAAAGACTGCCAGCCGATCACCCAGGAAGCCGCCACCACCCGCCTGCAGGGCGTGCCGCAGTTCGGCGGCATCGGCAACCACCTCGCCAGCCGGCTGGGGCGGGACACCGACCTGGAAGTGCGGTGCACGGTGCTGGGTCACCTCCAGCGCGGCGGCACCCCCATCGCCTTCGACCGGGTGCTGGGTACCGAGCTGGGCAGTTTCGCCCTGCACTCGGCGGTGAAGGGACGCTTCGGCACCATGGTGGCGCTGCGCACGCCGGATCTCAAACTGGTGCCGCTCAAAGAGCTGGCCGGACGCGCCCGGCAGGTGCCGCTCGACTCGCAACTGATCCGCACCGCCGAATCCGTGGGCATCTGCCTCGGCCGCTGA